The DNA region TTCATGAGAATCCAGAATTGCGTTATGAGGAATTTGAGACCAGTAAACTCATTAGAGAGGAATTGGATAAACTGGGTATCCCATATAAATACCCAGTTGCAGTCACTGGTGTTATTGGCTACATAGGGACAGGAAACTCACCTTCTGTTGCATTAAGAGCTGATATGGGTGCACTTCCCATCCAGGTTTCATcaattctatatatatttttttcatatgtttGAACCaggatttttactttttttttatgatagttttgtgggttggttttatttggtttggGGGTAAGGGTAAGAcaacaaaagattttttttcttctaaaaacaatcaaattaagAAATTTTCATAGTAAGCATTTGTGCAGatgaaattaatcaaattatccGTAAATGCATTGAGCAATATAATACAGAAGTAAAAATTGTAAATGCTGGTACTATTCTTCAAGTAGGTGATGGTATTGCTCGAATTTATGGTCTTGATGAAGTAATGGCGAGTGAATTTGTGATATTTGAAGAGGATACTATAGGCATTGCTTTCAATttggaataaatttttttgatgttGTTTGCCTTTCCTTCAGTTTTATTGACACTGTAGCTTTGATGCCGCATCTTAACCTTAGGAAAAGGTGGAATGGGAGCACAAGTGCAAGATACCTGAAAAGATGCACGCATGTGGTCATGATGCTCATGTCACTATGCTTCTTGGGGCAGCAAAGATTCTCAAACAGCACGAAAACGAGATACaggttttactttttattttatatttcttttatttgcatTTCATTTCTGTATAATGTTATGTTCTGCTTTGTTTTTTCCCCTAAACAACTGCTCTGCTGATATAAATTGAAAACTTGGGGTCACTAGTCACTCCTCTCTACTGTCCAACTTGCCATCTATTCAAGAAATCTGATCCTTTTGATGATTTATAtacgtttttcttttattaaattttcattgtAGAATTCCAGTTATGTCAATCTTTGGTTTCTTTCTAACATACTGGTAAATTGCTGCGCATTGTCCAATTGCCAAATGTCAGTATCTTCCATCATgccaattttgtaaattaaaatcattCTATCGTGTGCatcttaattgttttatttttttcaaaagaaaaatcattctTGATTCTAGCTACTGTAACACAATCTAGAAGGAGAAAGgaaaactaaaagtaaaaaagttgTCTGTTACTATACAAGGACACTCACCCTTATCTGCTACTTTTCTCTGGATTGTTATGTTCTGATGTCTTCATCCTCTCATGTatccatttataaaaaaagttggcTTACATACCTTTTGCCACCCCATGgcagtcatccatatctgattATCTGCCAGTTTTTTTTCCTGAATATAAGTTTGGAATGATGAATGCCTTGCTTGAGTCACTTGAGTTAGTGCACTCCAAGTTAGTTGGATAATTTTTTCAACaactttttatgtaaaaaaaatatcatatttttttataaattaaagttaACTTGTATACCCAACTTATAAAAAGGTTAAATGAGATTAGATATAGTGTGATTCAATTAGCATCACAAACATGCATCTCCACATTTCTATTGGCCAAATCCAATAAAAGTGTGAAAACTACTTTCTTCGGTAGCTTCAAGTCAGACGTGGATTCAAAATGTCTGAAGTGGAACAAAACAAGCACTTACTAAAGCAGTAGCTTCTCACCAATCCAATGTGCCTACAATTGACAGTGACACTGGTAATCTGGTACCACACAATCTACTTTTGAGATACAGGCCAAAAGAGGGGCTTAGGACCTGTTTGGATACATGTTATAAGTGTTTTTTGAGAGTTTTTCTACTAGAAATATAGAGTTTTTTCCATTAGAGAAGTTCTCTAAAGCACTTCTAGTCTTGTATCCAAACAGagttttactaatatttttaccAAGATGAAACAAACTATAATTCTGACATCTGAGTATACTTCATAGCTCTGGCCTTGGCATCTTAGTTGCAAGATAAACCAAGTAGCAGAGATGGAAACTGCCAATTGAAAGAACCACAAACTGGATGCCGCAACATAATACGTTAGTGCATTTTTTAATGGCCAGAAAAGTAACTTGTGTAAATGGAAAAACATATTCCAAAAAGATgactacaatatttatttaactaataatCCAATAAAGTATTAGTCAATATTTTGGCTAATACTTGTATAAAATGTGATTTAGATTCAATGCCCTACACATCTATAGGCTGGAGGAGCAACTCAAAATTTCTGCAAAGCAGGGAGATTAGATGATGAATCATGCAACTAAAACGGAGTTAACAGATGGCTAACT from Glycine soja cultivar W05 chromosome 8, ASM419377v2, whole genome shotgun sequence includes:
- the LOC114422357 gene encoding IAA-amino acid hydrolase ILR1-like 4, producing the protein MFFFKWFHLFITFHVLAATPIFSLTDSSNQVSTNFLDNAKKPEVFYWMVKIRRRIHENPELRYEEFETSKLIREELDKLGIPYKYPVAVTGVIGYIGTGNSPSVALRADMGALPIQEKVEWEHKCKIPEKMHACGHDAHVTMLLGAAKILKQHENEIQVLLFILYFFYLHFISV